The genomic region AGTCAAGGGCGACTTCAATCCCCGCGGCGGCATCGGCGCCACCGTCCTGGCCCGCTGGCCCCGCAGGAAGTAGCGTACGCACCGAGCGATCCGTTACAGAACATGTTCGATGAGACAGCCACTAGCCCTGACCACCGGCCACTCTGCTATATTCCCCACTCTCCCATGCCCCGCCCGCACCAGCATCCGGCCGCCGCTCTTGCCATCCTCACCGGCCTCAACTTCTTCAACTACGTTGACCGTTCTGTCCTGTTCGCCGTCCAGCCGCTGGTGCAAACCGAATTCCACCGTACCGACGCCGAATTCGGCCTGCTCACCAGCGCCTTTTTCTTCTGCTACATGTTCACCGCGCCTTTCATCGGCGCGCTTGCCGACCGCACCCAGCGGCGCGGCATCATGATTGCCGGCGCCCTTCTCTGGAGCGCCTCCACATTGCTTACCGCGCTGACCTACGATTTCCGTACCCTGCTCGTCCGCCACACCGTCGTCGGCATCGGTGAGGCGACCTTTGCCACCATCGCGCCTTCCTTCCTCGCCGACCTCTTTCCGGAAGCCAAGCGCGGCCGCGTCCTCGGCATTTTCTATATCTGCATCGGCTTGGGCACCGCCGTCGGTTACATTGTCGGGGGCAGCGTCAGCCACTTGTACGGCTGGCGCGCGCCTTTCTACGTCGCCGCCGTTCCCGGTTTCATTCTCGCCGCCGCGCTCGCATTCATTCCCGAGCCTCCGCGCGGCATGCAGGACACGCTTCCCGAAACGCGCGAGCGCGGCACCATCCGCGGCCTTGCCCGCAACGGCGCTTTCTGGTATGCCACCCTCGGCATGGCCTTGTGGACCTTTGGCGTCGGCGCCCTGCAGGTCTGGATGCCGACCTTCCTCTCCCGCATCCGTCACGAGCCTCTGGAGAAAGCCAACCTGATCTTTGGCGGCATGACCGCCTTCAACGCCGTCGTCGCCACCCTCATCGGCGGCTGGCTCGGCGACCGCGTGCTGCGCAAAAATCGCGGCGCCTATTACAGCGTGTCTTCCCTCACCATGCTGATCGCGGTCCCGGCCATGCTCGTCGCCATCACTAGCCATGGCGGCCTGATGTATCCTGCCATGTTCCTTACCGAATTCCTCCTGTTCCTCAACATGGCGCCCCTGAACGCCGCGGTCGTCAATTCCGTCGGCGCCCACATCCGCGCCACCGCCATCGCCGTCAATCTGTTCACCATTCATCTGCTCGGTGACGCTTTTTCGCCCACCCTCGTCGGCTTCATTTCCGACCGCAGTTCGCTGCAGACCGGATTTCTCGCCGCGGTGGTCGCCGTCGCCATTGCTTCCGCCATCCTGCATTACGGAAAGCGTTACGCACCGCCCATCAAGATCGACGAATCGCAGCCCGCCGGAGTCGCCCCATGATCGTCCTGTGGTGGATCTTCGGCCTTCTACTGGCATGGATCTGGCTCGACCGCCTGCGCGACGGCCTCAACCTGCGCCGCGTCGCCGATATTACCCACCCCGCATGGGACCATTTTCCGGCGGCTGATAACCGACAACCGAAAACCGAAAACCGAGAGCCGAAAACCGAAAACCCGTTTTCTCCCCGCGTCAGCATCATCATTCCCGCGCGCAACGAAGCGCTGCACGTGGAGGCCGCGCTCCACTCCGTACTCGCCCTCGACTATCCCGATTTCGAAGTCTTTGCGATTAACGACCGCTCCCACGACTCCACCGGCGAGATCATGGACCGTGTCGCCGCCCAGCACTCCGGCGCGCCGCCGCTGCACGTCCTTCACATCGCCGACCTGCCCTCCGGTTGGCTCGGCAAACCGCACGCCATGTGGACCGCCGCCGAGCGGGCCACCGGCGACTGGCTCCTCTTCACCGACGCCGACGTCAACTTCCGTTCCGACTGCCTCCGCCGCGCCATCGCCTACGCGGAACAGCAGCGCGCCGACCATCTCGTTCTCTTTCCCTCCTACATCCTGCGCAGCACGGGCGAAAAGATCATGCTCGGCGGATTTCAACTGCTGTTTATCTTCGGCCACCGGCCCTGGAAAGTTGACGACGCCGACTCCGCCGACTTCATCGGCCTCGGCCCCTTCAACCTCGTCCGCCGCACTGCCTATCAGGCAATCGGCACTTTTCGCGCCTTGGGCCTCGAAGTCATCGAGGACATGAAACTCGGCAAGCTGATCAAGCTCAACCGCCTCGCGCAGCGCAACGTCTTCGGCCCCGGCCTGCTGCCCTGGTCATGGGGAAGCGGCGCCTTCGGGCTGGTACGCAACCTGACGAAAAATCTTTTTGCCCTGATGCAATTCCGTCCCGCCAAAGCGCTGGGTGCCTCCGCGCT from Terriglobia bacterium harbors:
- a CDS encoding MFS transporter, with product MPRPHQHPAAALAILTGLNFFNYVDRSVLFAVQPLVQTEFHRTDAEFGLLTSAFFFCYMFTAPFIGALADRTQRRGIMIAGALLWSASTLLTALTYDFRTLLVRHTVVGIGEATFATIAPSFLADLFPEAKRGRVLGIFYICIGLGTAVGYIVGGSVSHLYGWRAPFYVAAVPGFILAAALAFIPEPPRGMQDTLPETRERGTIRGLARNGAFWYATLGMALWTFGVGALQVWMPTFLSRIRHEPLEKANLIFGGMTAFNAVVATLIGGWLGDRVLRKNRGAYYSVSSLTMLIAVPAMLVAITSHGGLMYPAMFLTEFLLFLNMAPLNAAVVNSVGAHIRATAIAVNLFTIHLLGDAFSPTLVGFISDRSSLQTGFLAAVVAVAIASAILHYGKRYAPPIKIDESQPAGVAP
- a CDS encoding glycosyltransferase; its protein translation is MIVLWWIFGLLLAWIWLDRLRDGLNLRRVADITHPAWDHFPAADNRQPKTENREPKTENPFSPRVSIIIPARNEALHVEAALHSVLALDYPDFEVFAINDRSHDSTGEIMDRVAAQHSGAPPLHVLHIADLPSGWLGKPHAMWTAAERATGDWLLFTDADVNFRSDCLRRAIAYAEQQRADHLVLFPSYILRSTGEKIMLGGFQLLFIFGHRPWKVDDADSADFIGLGPFNLVRRTAYQAIGTFRALGLEVIEDMKLGKLIKLNRLAQRNVFGPGLLPWSWGSGAFGLVRNLTKNLFALMQFRPAKALGASALWLFLNLMPLTGAIVAPGWARLPYLAALAGLAGIYIGMARRTAVPAWTFLFHPISALLIVYTMLRSMAHTLRYRGVIWRGTRYELEELRKGMV